TTTCCCTTTGATAGTTCTTCCACTTTCTTATTTGCGTATTCGGGAACTTTAAAAAAATCAAGCCAAAATTCAATTTGTGCAATACACTCTTTTTTCTTCATCCCTTTTAAGCGCCCTAAATAGAGTAATTGATCCTTCACTTTAATATTAGGGTATAAACCTCTTTCTTCAGGTAAATAACCTACGAGATGACTAGTTTTATAATCTAGTTTCTGACCACCCCATAGCACTTCACCATCAGTTGGTGAAAGTAACCCTAGTGCCATCCGAAATGTCGTCGTTTTGCCAGCACCGTTCCCACCTAATAAACCAAATAATTCCCCTTTTGGTATCTCTAATGAAAGGTTATCAACTGCAGTCGCACCTGCAAACTTTTTAGTAACTTCTCTAATAGATAGACCCATTTTTCTCAACCCTTTCTTATAATACAAAGGTACTAGTAGTATTACTTATTTATTCTAGAGTTATTGTAAAAATACCTTTATTCTAAATGCATATCAGTTAGAGATTTGTTTCTAATAAATCCAAGGTTTTCATAAAGTTCTATTGCTGAATTATCTTTTATTACAGCTAAACGGGTAGCTGGGTACTCTTTACTCGATATGTTTATAGAGTGGGTTAACAAAAATCGTCCAAGACCTTTATTTTGATGTTCAGGGTCTACTACTAAACTCATAATTAAAGGATAATCTTCAAATTCCATGTGTAAGCAGACACCAACAATCTTATTATTGCTATTATCAACAATAACTCTTGAACACTCATCCATGATTTTATTGTCTTTATGCTTTTCTATGAATTCCGTAACATGTAGAATATAATCTTCTTTTGATGCAATTTGTTTATAAACTGGATTTGCTTTATAGGATTTCATAATTAAATATGCTATATCATTTATGTCTTCCATTGAAATAGATCTTGAAATATATCCTTCAGGAAGCATTGCCTTCATTGATTGTGTTGGACGTATCATCCAATAATTAACTTCATGAACTTGGCATCCTTTTTGTTTATACATTGCAACGTGTTCTTCTACAATTTCTCTCAGATAAATCTTCTCTTCTGTTTTCGATACCTTTTTTAAATGCTCTAAAAGCTTGTCGACTAATCCTTCATAATCGTCATAAGGAGGAACAACAAATAAATCTGACATAAAATTAGGTTTTAGGAATACACCGCCAACAACGTTTTCATCTTTTATGATTAAATATCCGCAATTAAAAATAGATACTATTTCCAATGATGTCTCCGAGGACCTTCGAAAATAGTAATCTGCATATTTTTGTCCATAATAAATCGAATAATATTTAAAGTATTCATTTGGTTCTTTAAAAACTAGCCTCAATCCATCTCCTAATTCAATATGCTGTTGTAATGATTGAACATGCTCAGTCAAAGTTATCTCCATCCTCGTTATAGTAATTTTCTAATGCTAAAAATCTCAGTAAATAAAAAAACTCATCTATCAGATGAGTTTTTATCTTGATGACCCGTACGGGATTCCGACGCGAAGCTAGTCCTGCTCTTCTCTGGATTAAGCTTCACTTACTATGCAGGGGAACCCTTGGGTGAGAATTACGTTCTTAATACAAAAAAACTCATCTATCAGATGAGTTTTTATCTTGATGACCCGTACGGGATTCGAACCCGTGTTACCGCCGTGAAAGGGCGGTGTCTTAACCGCTTGACCAACGGGCCTTAATAAAATTGTGTGCGACTGGCGGAGAAGGAGGGATTTGAACCCTCGCGCCGCTCGCGCGACCTACACCCTTAGCAGGGGCGCCTCTTCAGCCTCTTGAGTACTTCCCCAAAAATGGATGGGCCTGAGTGGACTCGAACCACCGACCTCACGCTTATCAGGCGTGCGCTCTAACCAGCTGAGCTACAGGCCCATTATTGGAGCGGGTGATGAGAATCGAACTCACAACATCAGCTTGGAAGGCTGAGGTTTTGCCATTAAACTACACCCGCAAATGGTGGAGGGGGGCAGATTCGAACTGCCGAACCCGTAGGGAGCGGATTTACAGTCCGCCGCGTTTAGCCACTTCGCTACCCCTCCGAATATTAAGTTAGTTTAGTGAAAAATGGTGGCTCGGGACGGAATCGAACCGCCGACACGAGGATTTTCAGTCCTCTGCTCTACCGACTGAGCTACCGAGCCTAATCAATGTTTAATAAAAATGGCGGTCCCGACCGGGATCGAACCGGCGATCTCCTGCGTGACAGGCAGGCATGTTAACCGCTACACCACGGGACCATTTATGGAGGA
Above is a window of Lottiidibacillus patelloidae DNA encoding:
- a CDS encoding GNAT family N-acetyltransferase, translating into MTEHVQSLQQHIELGDGLRLVFKEPNEYFKYYSIYYGQKYADYYFRRSSETSLEIVSIFNCGYLIIKDENVVGGVFLKPNFMSDLFVVPPYDDYEGLVDKLLEHLKKVSKTEEKIYLREIVEEHVAMYKQKGCQVHEVNYWMIRPTQSMKAMLPEGYISRSISMEDINDIAYLIMKSYKANPVYKQIASKEDYILHVTEFIEKHKDNKIMDECSRVIVDNSNNKIVGVCLHMEFEDYPLIMSLVVDPEHQNKGLGRFLLTHSINISSKEYPATRLAVIKDNSAIELYENLGFIRNKSLTDMHLE